The genomic segment TGGTCTTGCCCGAGCCCTGCAGGCCGGCCATCAGGATCACCACCGGCGGCTGCGCACGCAGGTTCAGTCCCTGGGTCTCGCCACCGAGCGTGGTGACCAGTTCCTGCTGGACGATACGCAGGAAGGCCTGCCCCGGTGTGAGGCTTTGCGTGACTTCGGTACCGACCGCGCGGGCGCGCACGCGCTCCACGAAATCGCGCACCACGGGCAGCGCAACATCGGCTTCGAGCAGGGCCATGCGCAGGTCACGCGAGGCGTTCTTGACGTCGTCCTCGGTCAGGCGGCCGCTGCCGGACAGCGCGCGCAGGGTATTGCCTAAACGGGAACTCAGCGATTCAAACATGAGCGACAGCCACTCCGGAAATGTTGGGCGAAGTGTGAACACGATCGCGTCGCGGCGAAAGTGCGCGCGCTCGTCGAGGATTCAGGTGGTGATGATATCGCCGCGCCGCAGGTGCCGGTAACTCCAGTCCGCGAGCGCAACGCGGCATTCCTTTTCAATCCGTGCCTCGGCGCCGGGCTTATGGTGCGTCAGCAACAGCTCCGGTCGATGGCGCAGCTTGTGCAGTTCCTGGCCCAGCAGGCTCGGCGTGAAGTGGCGGGAGACGCGCCCGAGTTCCGCCTGCTCATCGGTGAAGGCGATCTCGATCATCAGGCGATCAAGCTGCGGCAAGGCGTTGAGCGCGTTCCACACCGAATCGTCGGCGTAAGTATCCCCGGTAAAGACGATCGTGCCGCCCGCGTCCTGCATCACGTAACCGACCGCGGGGACCGTATGCAAGACTGGAAACGGCGTATAGCGCACGCCGTCGACATGGATGGCGTGACCGGTTTCGATCGCGCGGTAGTTGATGATTGGCGCATTGGTCGACGGCAGCTCGCCGAAGTCCGGCCAGATCCACCAATTGAAGATGTGCTTGCGCAGCGCGTCCAGCGTCTCATCGAGCGCGAACACATCCACAGGCCGGTCGATCAGACCGAACAGATTGTCCGCCATGAATGCCAGGCCGCAGACGTGATCGAGATGCGCATGCGTCAGCAGTACGCGCCGAATTCGACGCATGCGTGACAGCGACAGATCACCGACGCCGGTACCGGCATCGACGAGCGTTTCGTCGTTCACCAGCAACGCCGTGGTTCTCAGGCCCGGCCCGATTCCCCCGCTACAGCCCAGGACCTTGATGCGCATTCCGCCGCAAGCCCTTCGAAGTGTTGAAACGATGCTAGCACAGGCTCTACACCGCAAAACGTGCGGGATTTCGCAGCCGCTCCCCGGCTGCGCCGACATGTCCGATGCGCCCCGGCGCGATGCTATCCTCGGCGGCTATGCTCCTGGCACTGACACTGATCACCGCGGCCGCCTATCTCGCCGCCTCGGCGCTGGCGCGGCTCGGCCTGCGCCATGTCGGCACCACGGCGGCCATCGCCATGCTGATCCACGCCTGGCTGCTGAACCTTCAGCTGTTCCGCCATGGCGCCCTGACGATCGGCGTCACCGAAGGCGTATCGCTGATCGCCTGGCTCAGTGCGCTGCTGCTGTGGACCGCCTGCTGGCGACAGCCATTGCAGATGCTCGGGGTCGTGCTCTATCCGGTCGCCGCACTCGCCACGCTGCTGGCCACGCTGCTTCCGTCCCCGTCGCAGGCCTTGCCGATGCGCGACTGGCGGCTGGAAACCCATGTCGTTCTGTCGGTGCTCAGTGCCGGAGTGATGACGCTGGCGGCCTTGCAGTCGCTCGCGCTGGCGGCACAGGACCGCCTGCTGCATCACTATTCGTCGACCGGATGGGCAGTGCGGCTGCCCCCCTTGCAGACCATGGAACGCCTGTTGTTCGGCACCATCGCCCTCGGTTGGTGGCTGCTGAGCTGCACCTTGCTGACCGGTTTTCTGTTCGTGGAAGACCTGTTCGCGCAGCATCTGGTGCACAAGACCATCCTGTCGATCTTCGCCTGGGCGGTGTTCGGCATTCTGCTGCTGGGGCGCATGCGCTTCGGCTGGCGCGGCCGTCGCGCGATCCGGTGGACGTTGGCGGGCTATCTGCTGCTGATCCTGGCCTACTTCGGCAGCAAGGTCGTGCTTGAACTGATCCTCGGAAAACACTGGGGATAGCGGTGCAAGCCCGATCGGATCATGCCGCCGTGGAATACAAGAGAAGGCCTTTGGCGGCATGGACTTGCACTCCGTACTTGCCGCGGTTTGTATGAATGCATGGCAATCAGTGCTTGACACCGCCCCTAGTCAGTTCGTAGTTATGCAGGGCAACCTGCGGCCCGGAGCCCCGCTTCTTTGAACGACATACCGTTAGCGGTTCTCTTTTCCCTGCTCGGGATCCTGCTGCTGTTGTCCGGTTTTTTTTCCGGCTCCGAAACCGCCCTGATGACGATCAATCGTTATCGACTCGCGCATCGTGCCAGGAATGGGGAACGCGCCGCCAAACTCACCCAGAAGCTGCTCGAACGGCCGGACCGGCTGATCGGCCTGATTTTGCTCGGCAACAATCTGGTCAATATCCTCGCCGCCTCGATCGCCACGGTGATCGGCATCCGCCTGTTCGGGCAATACGGCATCGGCGTGGCATCGGCGGCCCTGACCGTAGTGGTGCTGCTGTTCGGCGAGGTCACGCCCAAGACGCTGGCCGCGCTGCACCCGGAACGCGTGGCGCTGCCGGCGTCCTATGTCTACTGGGTGCTGAAGTGGCCCTTGTTCCCGATCGTCTGGGTCATCAACCTGATCGGAAACGGCATCCTCAAGCTGCTGGGCGTGTCGCCGGAGGACGTGGCGCAACACAGCCTGTCGAGCGAGGAGCTGCGTTCGGTGGTCGCCGAAGCCGGCGCGATGATCCCGCAGCGACATCAGGCCATGCTGTTGTCGGTGCTCGATCTGGAACGCGTCACCGTCGAGGACATCATGGTCCCGCGCAACGAGATCATCGGCATCGATCTGGGCGATTCGGCCGAGGAAATTCGCGAACAGCTGACCACCACCGAACATACGCGTCTGCCGCTGTTCGACGGGTCGATCGACGATCTGCGCGGCATCGTTCACGTCCGCGACGCGATGACCCTGGCGGTGGAAGACCGGCTGTCCGGCCCCGCGCTGCTCCAGATCACGCGCGAGCCTTACTACGTGCCCGAGAGCACGCCGCTGAACCAGCAGCTGCTGAACTTCCAGAACCAGAAGCGGCGGCTCGGTTTCGTGGTCGACGAATACGGCGACATCCAGGGCCTGGTCACGCTGACCGACATCCTTCAGGAAATCGTCGGCGAGTTCACGCCGGACCCGTCCACGCAGATCCGCAATGTGTTCATGGACGAGGACGGCAGCTACCTCATCAACGGCAGCGTGACATTGCGCGGCCTCAACCGCTCGCTGGGGTGGAAACTGCCGACCACCGGGCCGCGCACCGTCAACGGCCTGATCATGGAGCAGCTCGAAAAGATCCCGAAGACCGGGGACCTGCTGGAGCTGCGCGGCTATACCTTCGAGATCACCGAAGTGCGCGCCAACGCCGTCAAGACCGCACGCATCCGCACGCCGCAGATGAATCATCGTGCCGAGACACCCGAGCGCACACGGCGCTAGGGAAGCTCAGAAGGCGTCGATGGCCTGCGACAGACGTTGCAGCGGCACGATTTCCATATCGAGCTTCGCGGAACGGCGCGGCTGGTTCGCCGCCGGAATCAGCGCGCGACGAAACCCGTGCTTGGCGGCTTCCTGCAGACGTTCCTCGCCTGCGGCCACCGGACGGATTTCGCCGGCCAGCCCGACCTCGCCAAACACCACCGTATCCATCGGCACCGGGCGCCCGCGCAAGCTCGACAGCGCCGCCATCAGCAGCGGCAGATCGGCGGCCGTTTCCTGGATCCGCATGCCACCAACGACATTGGCGAACACGTCCTGGTCCGCCAGTGAAATGCCGCCGTGGCGATGCATCACCGCCATCAGCATATTGAGGCGATTGCCTTCCAGACCCAGCGCGACGCGCCGCGGCTGCGAGCCGTGACTGGTATCGACCAGAGATTGCACCTCCACCAGCAGCGGCCGGCTGCCTTGCCGCGTGACCATGATCACGCTGCCCGGTACCGCCTCCTCGTGACGCGACAGGAACAGCGCCGAGGGGTTGGCGACTTCCTTGAGCCCGTCATCGCCCATCGCGAATACGCCGAGTTCATTGACGGCACCAAAACGATTCTTGACGGCGCGAATGATGCGGAAACGCGAACCCGGGTCATGTTCGAAGTACAGCACCGTGTCGACCATGTGTTCGAGCACGCGCGGACCGGCGATCGCGCCCTCCTTGGTCACATGGCCGACCAGCACGATCGAACATCCGTGATTCTTGGCAAAGCGCACCAACTGCGCCGAACACTCGCGCAGCTGCGACACCGAGCCCGGCGCCGAATCCAGTGAATCTGACGACAGGGTCTGCACCGAATCGATCACCACGAAGCCCGGCGCGTTGACCGCCATCGCCTGCAGGATGGCCTCGACCCGCGTTTCGGCGAGCACCGGCAGATCCATGCGCGCCAGCCCCAGGCGCCGCGCGCGCAGGCTGACCTGGGATAGCGATTCCTCACCGGTCACGTAGAGCGTCGGCAGCCGGCCCTGCACCGCCGCCAGCACCTGCAACAGCAAGGTGGACTTGCCGATACCGGGATCGCCGCCGATCAGACAGACCGCGCCCGCCACGATGCCACCGCCGAGCACCCGGTCCACCTCCGGCATTCCGGTCGACACGCGCGGTGCGTTTTCGGCGGAAATCGATTCCAGGGTCTGGACTTCGGGCACCGGCGAGCTTCCGGCATAGCCACCGCGCCGGGTATCGCTGACGCTTTCGACCAGCGTGTTCCATTCGCCGCATTCCGGACACTGACCCGCCCATTTGGGGGCTGTCGCACCACAGGATTGGCAGACATAAATCGATCGCTGTTTGGCCATCGCGGTTCGGGCAGTGTCCTAAGCCGAGGGGAAAGGCCGTAGTATGACCTTGATATCGAAAGCGATCGCGGGGGGCTGGTCGTGAAGACTTCCATAGGATCCAGGGACTGGGCGGCCGGCCTGGTATTCGCCGTGCTGTTCGTCGTGCTCGCGTATCTGGTATTCGGACGCGCCTTCCAGACCCTGGAACGCAGCGCCTACGACGTGGGCGTGCAGCTGCGCGACGAGACGCCGAGCGACCGTATCGCAATCATCGCGATCGACGACGCCAGCATCGACCGCCTCGGCCGCTGGCCCTGGCCTCGCAACCTCCACGCGGCAATGATCGATCTGCTGCACGGAGGCGGCGCCAAGGCGATCGGCAACACGGTGTTCTACTTCGAGGATCAGCTCGATCCGGGCCTGGCGGCGCTGCGCGAACTGTCGGCTCAACTTGCCGCCTCGCCGCTGATCCAGACCGTGCCGTCCGAGATCGAGCAATTCGGCGCGGCGCTGGATGCGCTCGCAGCCGACAACGCGGCTGCCGGCGTGCTCGCTCAGCGCTACCACCGCTCGGCGCTGGCCACCGAATACAGCGCCTCGCTGGACCGTTTCGCGGCACGGCTGCTTGAAGCCCAACGCGGCCTTTCGGTGGATGACACACTGCGACAGTCGCTGTCGAACGCCGGCAACGTCGCACTGGCCCTGCATTTCCGCATCGGCGTTCCGATCGGACGACCCGACGCGCCGCTGCCGGACTACGTCAGCCGCAACGCGCTGACCCACGTCGTCGACCGGATCGACGCGCGCACGCAGGGCCTGCGGCCGGTTCCGGCGCTGGCGGCCCAGATCCCGGTGGCAGGCATCGGGCGCGCCGCCGCGATGATCGGCCACCTCAACACGCTGCCGGACGTCGACGGCGCCATGCGTTTCGAACCCCTGGTGGTGCAGTACTACGACGCCTACTACCCGTCACTGTCGCTGGCGATGGCGGCCGCGGCGCTGAACCTGGGGGTGGACGACATCGAGGTCCGGCTCGGCGAGGGCATCGCACTCGGCGGGCTAGAAATCCCGACACGCTCCGACCTGCAGATGTACACCCACTTCTACGGCGACCAGGGCGGCAGAGCCGCGTTCAAGGTCTATTCGTTCTTCGACGTGTTCAGTGGCACGGTGCCGGCCAGCCAGTTCCGCGACAAACTGGTGCTGATCGGCGCCACTGCCACCGGCATCGGTGACAGTCTGGCGACGCCGGTCTCGCCGAGCATGGCGCCGGTCGAAGCGATGGCGCACACCGTGTCGAGCATCCTGCAGGGCGATTTCTATGTCCGCCCCGAATGGGCGATGTTCGCCGAGATCGGCGCCCTGCTGGCCGCGGCGCTGTATCTCGCGCTGCTGCTGCCGGCACTGGGGCCGGCCGTGGCCGCCCTGCTGACGAGCCTGCTGGTGGTACTGCTGGTGGGCACGCAGCTCTACCTGATGATCGACCTGGGGCTGTGGCTGAAGCTGGTGACGCCCGCCCTGCTGCTGGTGACCGGTCACCTGTTCATGACGGTCAAACGCTTGCGCATCACCGAAATGCTGAAGTCGCGCACCGAAGTCGAGGGCGCCGAATCCAACCGCATGCTCGGCCTCGCATTCCAGGGCCAGGGCCAGCTGGACATGGCCTTCGAGAAGTTCCGCCGCGTGCAGCCGGTCGACGACAAGCTGCTGGAGCTGCTCTACAACCTGGCACTGGATTTCGAACGCCGGCGCCAGTTCAACAAGGCCGAGTCGGTCTATCAGTTCATCGCCGGACAGGACCGCGACTTCCGCGATGTGACGGAGAAGCTGACGCGTGCGCGGCGTCTGTCCGAAACCGTGATCCTCGGCGGCGGCGCCAGCTCGCACCCCGGCGGCACGATGGTGCTGGACAAGACCGAGCAGATGGAAAAGCCGATGCTGGGGCGCTACCAGGTCGAAAAGGAACTCGGCAAGGGCGCGATGGGCATCGTCTATCTCGGACGCGACCCCAAGATCGGCCGGCAGGTGGCGATCAAGACCATGGCCCTGTCACAGAACTTCGAAGAGGACGAGCTCGACGACGCGCGCGCCCGCTTCTTCCGCGAGGCCGAGACCGCCGGGCGGCTCAGCCACCCGAATATCGTCTCGATCTTCGACGCCGGAGAAGAGCACGACCTGGCGTTCATCGCGATGGAATTCGTCGGCGGTCACGATCTCACGCGCCACACCAAGGCCAATGCCCTGCTGCCGGTCGTCGATGTGCTGCGCCACATCGCCGACGCGGCCGAAGCGCTGGACTACGCGCATCAGCAGGGGGTGGTTCATCGTGATGTGAAACCGGCGAACTTGATGTTGGTGGAGCGATCGAACACCGTAAAGGTCATGGACTTCGGCATCGCCCGCATCACTGACTCAAGCAAGACCAAGACCGGCATGGTGCTGGGCACGCCCAGCTACATGTCGCCCGAACAACTCGCCGGCAAGAAGGTGGACGGACGTTCGGACCTGTTTTCGCTGGGCGTCACGCTCTATCAGTTGCTGACCGGCGCCCTGCCATTTCAGGCGGACTCGCTGGCGACGCTGATGTACCGCATCGCCAACGAAACGCCGGCGCCTGCGACCACGCTGCGGCCGGACCTTCCCGCCGGCGTCTCACCGATCCTGGATCGCGCCATGAGCAAACCGCTTGAACGACGCTACGCGCTCGGCGCCGAATTTTCAGCCGAGCTGCGCGTGCTGCTGCAGACTCTGAGCTGATCCGGACCGGGCCACGATGGCATTACAGGACAAGGTCGCCACCGCGCTGCTGACCCACCCGGGGCGCGTTCGGACCAATAACGAGGACGCGATCGCCGAAGACCCTCAACTCGGCCTGCTGGTGCTGGCCGACGGCATGGGCGGTTACAACGCCGGCGAAATCGCCAGCGGCATCGCCGTCGCCACGATCCTCGACATCGTCCGGCGCGACTGGGACCAGCGCGAACACGGCCAGATCGAAGCGGCCAGCGGCTATTCCAGCGAGGCGCTACTGCTGCGCCAGGCCGTGGAGACCGCACACAGCGCGATTCAGCACGTCGCTGAATCACAGCCACAATGTCAGGGCATGGGCACCACGGTGGTGTGCTGCCTGCTGCACGACGACCGCCTGTCGATCGCCTATGTCGGCGACTCGCGCCTGTACCGGCTGCGCGAAGGCGAACTCGACCAGATCACGCGCGACCACTCCCTGCTCGAGGAACTGGTGGCGCGGGGTCACTACACGCGCGAGGAAGCCGGGCGCCTGGTGCGCAAGAACATCGTCACCCGTGCGCTGGGCGTGGAGCGTTCGGTCGAGGTCGATCTGATCGAGGACACCCTGCAACCGGGCGACATCGTGCTGCTGTGTTCCGACGGGCTCTGCGACCTGCTCAGCGACGAGGAAATCGCGTTAACCCTGCGACGGTTTGCTGATAACCTCCCGAAAGCGGCAAGCGCGCTGGTGGATGCCGCCAACGCAGCCGGAGGCAAGGATAATATCGCGGTCATTCTGGCGCGCCTGGATCAGTCACTGGCCCGAGGCAAGCGCTGGTACGAACGGTTTGTGGAATGGTTCTAGTGTGTTTCGGGGCGAATTGGCGCGGTACTTTCGGGTTTCATTCTTAGGCGGGTCGACGCGACATGGGAAAACTGATCGTCACGGACGCGGCCGGAGCCGTGAGCGAAGTCGTTCTCGACAAGGAACGCGTTTCGATCGGACGCCATCCCGACAACGACATCTGTCTCGCCGACAAGTCCGTGTCCGGGCGTCATGCCGTGATCGTGACCATTCTCCAGGACTCGTTCCTGGAAGACCTCGATTCCACCAACGGCACCCAGGTCAATGGGCGCCAGGTCGCCAAGCATTCTCTGTCGCACGGCGACACCGTCACCGTCGGTCGCAATTTCCTGCGCTACGAAAGCGCCCTGCTGGGCCAGGACGATGCGCTCGATCAAACCGTGATCCTCAAGCCCAGCCAGATCGACGCGGCCACCGCCAGCGCGGCGCCGGTGCCCACGGCACCCCCGGTCGGACGACTCGAAGTGATCAGCGGTGCCAACGCCGGGCGCGGGCTGGAGCTGACCAAGGCGCTGACCACGCTAGGCAAGCCCGGGGTTCAAGTGGTGGCGATCACTCGTCGTGCCGATGGCTACTACATCGTTCATGTCAGCGGCGACAAGGAACGGGGTCAACCGCGGCTCAACGGCACGGCGATCGGTTCTGCTGCACGCCGGCTTGAAACCGGCGACGAGTTCGAACTCAGCGGAACGCGCATCCGCTTCGTGCAGGAATAAGAAGTGGGACGGCTCGATCGGCAGCCGTGACGGTTAGGACTCGCCGCCTGCGGCCATCCAGCGCCCGCTTTCCTGCATCGGGTCCGCGGTGGCGCTTTCCCCGAGCGTGGACGCCAGCAAGGTGCTGATACGCATCGGCACCGCTTTCTGCACTTCCAGTCGCGCTACACGAATCGCGTTGGCGAAAGCCAGCACGTCGGCACCGCCGTGCGACTTGATGACCACGCCGCGCAAGCCCAGAAAACTCGCGCCGTTGTAGCGACGCGGGTCGATACGGTCGGCAAAGGCCTGCAGTACAGGCCGGGCCGCGATCGCCGACAGCTTGGTGAACATGTTGCGCGTGAATTCTTCCTTCATGAACTGGCGAACCAGCTTGGCCACGCCTTCGCTGGTCTTGAGCGCCACGTTGCCGGCAAACCCGTCGCAGACCACCACATCGACCGCGCCGGTGAAAATCTCGTCGCCTTCGATGAATCCGGCGTAGTTGAGATCCGCCTGCTGGATCAGGCTCGCCGCCTGTCGGATCGATTCGACGCCCTTGATCTCCTCGGAGCCGATATTGAGCAGACCCACGCTCGGTTTCGACAAACCGTTGACCGCGCTGACCAGTACCGAGCCCATCACCGCGAACTGGAACAGCTGCTCCGCGGTGCATACGGCATTGGCGCCGAGGTCCAGCATGTGGGTATGCCCCTTGAGCGTGGGCATCGGCGACAGCATCGCCGGGCGATCGATTCCCGGCAGCGTCTTGAGCACGAACTTGGCGATGCCCATCAGGGCGCCGGTGTTCCCCGCCGACACACAGGCCTGGGCGCGGCCGTCCTTGACCAGATTGATCGCCACACGCATCGAAGAGTCCTTCTTCGTGCGCAGTGCGCGCGACGGAAGCTCGTCCATCGAGACGACCTCGGACGCGGCCTGAATCTCGATCTGCGGCGAAATCGAGCGCCCCAGTGCCGAGCGCAGGGCAGCCTCGTCCCCCACGAGTATCAGCTTGACGTCTTGATAGTCGCGCAAAAACGAAAGAGCGGATTCGACCGCGACCGTATGGCCGTGATCGCCGCTCATTGCATCCACGGCTACGGTGATTGGAGTGTCAGTCAATGTTCCCCCAAATCTTCCGCGCCGGAACCGCGTTCCGGTGCCTCAGCACGCGCCGGTTCAGACTTCTGGGGTGTTCTTCTCGATCACTTTCCGGCCGCGGTAGTAACCGTCCGCGGTCACGTGGTGACGCAGATGCGTCTCGCCCGAAGTCGGGTCCACCGACAGCGCCGGCGGCTTGAGCGCGTTGTGCGAACGACGGTGACCGCGCATCGAGCGGGACTTCTTGGATTTCTGAACAGCCATTTTTCAACTCCGTGAGACCGCGCGTGCGCGATCCTGATTTAATTCGCGTCAAGCAATTCGACGACTGGATTCCACAAATTATCGCACGCCGCTCAGCGGCAGGTATTCCGTTCGCAAACCGGCATGACCGGCACCGCGAGCAGGACTTCGTCCTCGATCAACTGCCGAACCGGCAGCCAATCGTCTTCGATCAACACTGGCTCACACTCGGCCAGCAAGCGCTGCTCTTCGGCCTCGCTTTCGACCAGACGCCAGTCCACATCAATATCGAACGACCAGTCGTACGTCGCCGCGCAGCGTTCACACACCAGCTCGAGCCGTCCTTCCAGCGTCCCCCGCACATGCCAGCTGCCGTCCGCGTCCGCCGAAGCATCCAACCTCGCCGCAAGCTGCCCCGCCTCACCGGCCGCAAGCTCGCGCAAGCGCTCCAGTTGCTCCAGGCCGAGGCGACCCTCGATGCGCTGTCGCCGACGAACCGCGTTTTCGGCGCGGATTCTCTGCGGCAGGATGTGAGGGACCGTCATGGGCGCGCGATAATAGTGAGCGCCCAAATGCTTGTCAAAGAAGAAAATGTCTGCAGCCGCCCTGATTCTCGCCTCGCAGTCCCGATACCGGGCCGAACTCCTCGACCGGCTGCGCCTCCCATTCCTCACCGACGCGGCCGATATCGACGAAACACCGGGGTTCGGTGAGCCGCCCGCGGCACTGGCGGAACGGCTGGCGGAGCACAAGGCCCGCCACGTCGCCCGCCGCCATCCCGGCGCCTGGGTCATCGGTTCCGACCAAGTCGCCGCCTGCGCAGACAAGCTGCTCGGCAAGCCGGGCACACTGGCCTCGGCGCGCTCTCAACTGGCGCAGCTGTCAGGGCGACAAGCACGCTTTCACACGGCGGTCTGCCTGATCTCGCCCGCCGGCGATGCGCGACAGGCGCTGGACACGACGGCCGTGCGCATGCGCCATCTCGACTCGAATCAGATCGAACGCTATCTGGCGCTGGAACCGGCGCTGGACTGCGCCGGCAGCTTCAAGTGCGAGGGCTACGGCATCACACTGTTCGAATCCATCGAGGCCTCCGATCCGACCGCACTGATCGGACTGCCGCTGATCGCGCTGAGCCGGCTGCTGAGCGAGGCTGGCTGGCCGCTGCCCTGAGAGCCTGAACTCACGAACCGGCCAGCCAGGCCGGCAGGTCCCGCACCCCGTCGATCACGCCCGCAGCGCCGGCGGCGCGAATGCGCGACGGCGCATGGACGCCGCAGGCCACGCCGAGTCCAAGCAGTCCAGCCGAACGGGCCATGGCGATGTCGTATTCCGTATCGCCGATCATCAGCGCCTGCTCGGGCCCCAGCTGTTCCTCCTCCAGCAGCTCGCGCAACATCTTCGGGTGGGGCTTGGACGCCGTTTCGTCGGCACAGCGCGACGAGGACACGAGCCGCGCGAGCTCGCCATGGTGCGCCAACGCACGGCGCAGACCGGCGCGGGATTTGCCGGTGGCAATGGCAATGCGGAAACCCATGACATCGAGCTGGCGCAGCGTATCGAGAGCCCCGGCAAACAGCGGCGCTTCGCCGGAGGCATGCCCGACGAAGCGCTTGCGATAGGCCTCCAGCAAGCCGATGAGATGCTGGGAATCGATGCCCGGATAGAGTCGCTCCATGACATCGACCAGCCCCAGACCGATCAGCTCGCGAATCTGATCGTCACTGCGGCGCGGAAGCTCAAGGGCGGCGATCGCCTGCTGCATGCTCGAAACGATCGTGGCCGCCGAATCGGCCAGGGTTCCGTCCCAGTCGAAGATCAACAATTCGAAACGCCGACTCATGAGGGGAGCCGTTCGAGCACGGCCTCCAACTCCGTCGGCAGCGGCGCTTCCACTCGGAGCGTCGGATAACCGTCCTGCGCAGGCAACTGCAGACTGCGGGCATGCAGGAACAGGCGCTTCAAGCCGGCTTCACGTATCGGCTTCTGCGCGTCGCGGAACCCGTACTTACGGTCGCCGGCGACCCCCTGCCCGACTTCGTTGGCATGGACCCGAATCTGGTGCATGCGCCCCGAAAAGATATCGACCTCGCACAAGGTGGCGTCGAGAAAGCGCCGTGTCGGTGTAAAACGCGTTCGCGAAGGCTTGCCGTGCTCGTCCACCAGCACCATGCGCTCACCGCCCTGGGGGAAATTCTTGAGCAGCCGCGAATCGACCTCGCGCACACCGCCGCTCCAGGCGCCGATCACCAGGGCCAGGTAGCGCTTTTGCGCCAAACCATCCCGAAACGCGTTCTGCGCGCGTAACAGCGCCTTGCGGGACTTCGCCAGCAACAGCACGCCGCTGGTATCGCGGTCCAGGCGATGACAAAGCTCCACATAGTCATAGGCCTGCCAGGCTCGAATCGCTTCGATCACGCCGTAATCCAGTCCGCTACCGGCGTGGACTGCCAAGCCCGCCGGCTTGTCGAGCGCGAGGTAATCTTCATTTTCAAGGTGGATCGCGGACTTCAGGCGATCCAGCACGCTATCCGGCGGGCGCACCGGTGCGCCGCGCTCGGCAACGCGCACCGGCGGCACGCGCACGGCCTCGCCCAGCCGCAAACGGCGGTCGGGCTTGCAGCGTCCGCCGTCGACGCGCACCTGTCCGGAACGCAACAAACGATAGACGTGCGATTTCGGCACGCCCGGCAGATGCTTCAGAAGAAAGTTGTCCAAACGCTGCCCCTCATCGTTACTTTCAACGCTGAGATGGCGGACTTGTGGAAAACCCTGGGGCGCAGGCACAATAGCGACGCTCCGCAGCTTGAAAAAGTGATGTTTGACGATGTTGGGATTGCCGCTTGCGGCCTCCGAACATCGACAGGGGCGACCGTCACGGTCGAAGGACGGGACAAGAACTATAGCAAATTGGCTATGGCGGTTATCCGTTCCTCGTATCGAATTAGGCTCGCAGCGCATTGGTGCGCGCGGGCATTTAGCAGTTCCACCCGCGCTCCCGCGGGCGGTTAACGAATTTCGGGGCTGGCGCGAACTCAGATACGCGCCGCCCTTCGCCCGTCCGCGGTCGAGCGTTACACGAGACCGCACAACATGAAGCGTATCCTCATCAACGCGACGCAACGCGAGGAGTTGCGCGTTGCCATCGTTGATGGCCAGAAGCTCTACGATCTGGACATCGAAACCGCCGCACGAGAACAAAAGAAAGGCAATCTCTACAAGGGCCGAATCACCCGGGTCGAACCCTCCCTCGAAGCCTGTTTCGTCGAGTACGGCGCGG from the Gammaproteobacteria bacterium genome contains:
- a CDS encoding HAD-IA family hydrolase; translation: MSRRFELLIFDWDGTLADSAATIVSSMQQAIAALELPRRSDDQIRELIGLGLVDVMERLYPGIDSQHLIGLLEAYRKRFVGHASGEAPLFAGALDTLRQLDVMGFRIAIATGKSRAGLRRALAHHGELARLVSSSRCADETASKPHPKMLRELLEEEQLGPEQALMIGDTEYDIAMARSAGLLGLGVACGVHAPSRIRAAGAAGVIDGVRDLPAWLAGS
- a CDS encoding Maf family nucleotide pyrophosphatase — protein: MSAAALILASQSRYRAELLDRLRLPFLTDAADIDETPGFGEPPAALAERLAEHKARHVARRHPGAWVIGSDQVAACADKLLGKPGTLASARSQLAQLSGRQARFHTAVCLISPAGDARQALDTTAVRMRHLDSNQIERYLALEPALDCAGSFKCEGYGITLFESIEASDPTALIGLPLIALSRLLSEAGWPLP
- a CDS encoding RluA family pseudouridine synthase, translating into MRCEPNSIRGTDNRHSQFAIVLVPSFDRDGRPCRCSEAASGNPNIVKHHFFKLRSVAIVPAPQGFPQVRHLSVESNDEGQRLDNFLLKHLPGVPKSHVYRLLRSGQVRVDGGRCKPDRRLRLGEAVRVPPVRVAERGAPVRPPDSVLDRLKSAIHLENEDYLALDKPAGLAVHAGSGLDYGVIEAIRAWQAYDYVELCHRLDRDTSGVLLLAKSRKALLRAQNAFRDGLAQKRYLALVIGAWSGGVREVDSRLLKNFPQGGERMVLVDEHGKPSRTRFTPTRRFLDATLCEVDIFSGRMHQIRVHANEVGQGVAGDRKYGFRDAQKPIREAGLKRLFLHARSLQLPAQDGYPTLRVEAPLPTELEAVLERLPS